A genomic window from Sphingobacterium sp. BN32 includes:
- a CDS encoding LLM class flavin-dependent oxidoreductase: MEQIKYSLLELANVGKNKTIAQAIERAKIGAQTIDNLGYTRIWLAEHHNMEYVASSATAVLIGHIAAHTQHIRVGSGGVMLPNHSPLVIAEQFGTLESIYPGRIDLGLGRAPGTDQATAMALRRNNLNTQFYFRDDVQALQQYFDATNATAKVRAFPGEGLDVPIWILGSSTDSAYLAAELGLPYAFAAHFAPAMLEQAAMIYRTHFKPSEQLQEPYFMVCVNVVAADSQEEAELLANSVFNMFAGIITNHRMPLSPPTEKPIYHGISEIEQAVSNMTKCTFIGTKDKIAEELRSFANELQAKEIMITNNIFDDTKRLHAFELIADAFKVVNS; this comes from the coding sequence ATGGAGCAGATAAAATATTCTCTTTTAGAATTAGCTAATGTTGGTAAGAATAAAACCATTGCACAGGCAATAGAACGCGCCAAAATCGGCGCGCAAACCATCGATAATTTAGGTTATACGCGTATATGGCTCGCTGAGCATCATAATATGGAATATGTTGCGAGCTCTGCCACGGCAGTATTGATCGGCCATATTGCTGCCCATACGCAGCATATCCGTGTTGGCTCCGGTGGAGTCATGCTCCCTAATCACTCTCCTTTAGTGATTGCGGAACAATTCGGAACCTTAGAAAGCATTTACCCAGGACGCATTGATTTAGGACTGGGAAGAGCCCCGGGTACCGATCAAGCGACGGCTATGGCACTGCGGAGAAACAACCTGAATACCCAGTTCTACTTCCGTGACGATGTGCAGGCCTTACAGCAGTATTTTGATGCTACAAATGCAACAGCAAAAGTTCGAGCGTTTCCTGGAGAAGGTTTGGACGTGCCTATTTGGATATTAGGATCCAGTACAGACAGCGCCTACCTCGCTGCGGAACTGGGGCTCCCCTATGCATTTGCAGCGCATTTTGCGCCTGCCATGTTGGAACAGGCAGCAATGATATACCGAACGCATTTTAAACCTTCCGAGCAATTACAGGAGCCTTATTTTATGGTCTGTGTCAATGTAGTCGCCGCAGACAGTCAGGAGGAAGCGGAGCTACTCGCAAACAGTGTATTTAACATGTTCGCGGGCATCATCACGAATCATCGAATGCCTCTATCGCCACCTACAGAAAAACCGATATATCACGGCATCTCGGAGATTGAACAAGCTGTTTCTAACATGACTAAGTGCACTTTTATTGGAACGAAAGACAAGATTGCAGAGGAATTAAGAAGTTTCGCTAATGAATTGCAAGCGAAGGAAATCATGATAACCAATAACATCTTTGACGATACTAAAAGACTTCATGCATTCGAGCTTATTGCGGATGCATTTAAAGTAGTGAATTCATAG
- a CDS encoding FAD/NAD(P)-binding protein — MIWNSSSLDSELLNLPNELKSFVKTVNQLPISSPTDFHIAIVGAGPKGFYALDTFVKLGREKINNTLLGNRKIQIHWFNKDNHFGTGPNFHTDLPDYFLVNRYIADITCWEEDAKNGNPNQQSLIQWLQKHSISAKEPAWDHLCTRELLGYYFIDAVIAVIKEKHPSIEIQLVRERICDLDIVEDKSILTGAAGEIPFQYDSVILATGHSYESTSFSHLKQDPEASYTIIDEVYPVERLSEIPARADVAIYGTGLTFLDAMLELTEGRGGIFYKKEDEYHYLSSGHEPIMYPFSRRNLPNMPVNAYSNSNKRTLAFMTDEWLNGLLAQNRKIDFIEEIIPILDLEVKYAFYPLIPEFNGLDNESILAFLHDDSQEKLFSLFALVNPMLYSKLPLDTNYQEFILDLSNYCLQMTEFGEFHSPMAAATAALREGFEQIVKINNAVGFTANSQKAFEDKWFPNINHLAYGPPREVSEKFFCLMREGFVKFIFSDTASVTQAGNSIRLKNKYMEKDFQYLLNARIQKGNLRIKNHPLYDRLLNKGIIKEWVNEQLSTGKIAIDKNGKPAGLKEQHKIYLYGIPTEGQVISNDSILRTRNNFAKPWAKDTLATFEQKCAELNVRTL; from the coding sequence ATGATTTGGAATTCATCTAGCTTAGACTCTGAACTCTTGAACTTACCTAACGAACTTAAATCGTTCGTTAAAACTGTAAATCAACTTCCAATCAGCTCTCCTACCGATTTCCATATCGCTATCGTTGGAGCAGGTCCAAAAGGTTTCTATGCTTTAGATACGTTCGTTAAACTTGGAAGGGAAAAAATAAATAATACATTACTCGGGAATCGAAAGATTCAGATACACTGGTTCAACAAGGACAATCATTTCGGAACAGGACCTAACTTCCACACCGATTTACCAGACTACTTTCTCGTCAATCGATATATTGCTGATATTACCTGCTGGGAGGAAGATGCGAAAAACGGCAATCCAAACCAGCAATCCTTGATCCAATGGTTGCAAAAACATTCTATATCCGCAAAAGAGCCTGCATGGGATCATTTATGCACGCGCGAATTATTGGGTTATTATTTTATTGATGCTGTAATTGCTGTAATTAAAGAAAAACACCCTTCGATTGAAATACAGCTAGTAAGAGAGCGGATTTGCGATCTCGATATCGTGGAAGACAAATCAATACTTACCGGTGCAGCAGGTGAAATACCTTTTCAATACGACTCCGTCATCTTAGCAACGGGCCATTCTTATGAAAGTACAAGCTTCTCCCATCTGAAACAAGATCCTGAAGCTTCCTACACAATTATCGACGAAGTTTATCCTGTTGAGCGACTAAGCGAGATTCCTGCTCGCGCAGATGTAGCTATCTATGGAACTGGACTTACTTTTTTAGATGCAATGCTCGAATTAACGGAGGGACGCGGGGGAATATTTTACAAGAAAGAGGACGAATACCATTACCTCAGTTCGGGACACGAGCCCATCATGTATCCGTTTTCACGTAGAAATCTGCCTAACATGCCAGTAAATGCTTACTCGAATTCCAATAAACGGACGCTCGCCTTCATGACGGACGAGTGGTTAAATGGTTTGCTGGCGCAAAATAGAAAGATTGATTTCATTGAAGAAATTATTCCAATCCTTGATCTCGAAGTAAAATATGCTTTCTATCCACTAATTCCTGAATTTAACGGACTTGATAATGAAAGTATTTTAGCATTCCTCCATGATGATAGCCAGGAGAAGTTGTTTAGTCTTTTTGCTTTGGTCAATCCCATGTTGTATTCGAAATTACCATTGGATACGAATTACCAAGAATTCATTTTGGACTTGAGCAATTACTGCTTACAAATGACAGAATTTGGAGAATTTCACAGCCCTATGGCTGCAGCGACGGCTGCACTGAGAGAAGGATTTGAGCAAATCGTAAAAATCAATAATGCTGTTGGTTTTACCGCTAATTCACAAAAAGCGTTCGAGGATAAATGGTTTCCAAATATCAATCATTTAGCTTATGGACCTCCACGCGAGGTCTCCGAAAAATTCTTCTGTCTGATGCGTGAAGGCTTTGTCAAGTTTATTTTCTCGGACACCGCCTCTGTTACACAGGCTGGCAACAGTATCCGATTAAAAAATAAATACATGGAAAAAGATTTTCAGTATTTATTGAATGCCCGAATCCAAAAGGGCAATCTGAGGATAAAAAATCATCCTTTGTATGATCGCTTGTTGAATAAAGGTATTATTAAAGAATGGGTGAATGAGCAGTTATCCACAGGAAAGATAGCTATAGATAAAAATGGAAAGCCTGCCGGATTGAAGGAACAACATAAAATTTATCTTTACGGAATACCAACGGAGGGCCAAGTTATTAGCAATGACTCGATTTTAAGAACACGAAATAACTTTGCTAAACCATGGGCAAAGGACACTTTGGCAACTTTTGAGCAAAAGTGTGCAGAACTAAACGTAAGAACGCTTTAA
- a CDS encoding acyl-CoA dehydrogenase — MLTPEQILIIKESQAEAIKMKSLAPATLKLAYENQWFNLWVPKVYDGLEASLVEGLTLLEELAYVDGGYTWTVTLCSGANMFAGFLEPSLAKGIFSQPTVCWGGSGRAAGTANWDGEHYILSGEWQYATGAPHLTHFTLNANLLDQGVPVLNEDGEQVVSSFFVPRDQVLIHYDWTSFGLECTASHSFSLQNIKVAKNNAFLLDPAAKKSDSPLFDIPFMPFAEITLLVNYVGMFRRFLDLVEKYFFEKSKDPNWASQYSKERFKLLDTIQTDFNARREHVFALAKTIWANVIASNFEGNNGPYEDLASFSRAFVKDMRLQVVELFPLLGIRASQAEQEINIVFRNIFTASQHSLLNGR; from the coding sequence ATGCTTACTCCAGAACAAATTCTAATTATTAAAGAGTCGCAGGCTGAAGCGATTAAAATGAAATCACTAGCGCCTGCCACATTAAAGCTTGCCTATGAAAACCAATGGTTCAACTTGTGGGTGCCGAAAGTTTATGACGGATTAGAAGCTAGTCTGGTAGAGGGTTTGACTCTTTTAGAAGAGCTGGCATACGTAGATGGAGGCTATACCTGGACAGTAACGCTTTGCTCTGGCGCCAATATGTTCGCCGGCTTCTTGGAGCCATCCTTGGCGAAGGGTATTTTCAGTCAACCAACGGTTTGCTGGGGTGGGAGTGGTCGCGCTGCGGGTACTGCCAATTGGGATGGAGAACATTATATCCTTTCGGGCGAGTGGCAATACGCTACGGGCGCTCCACACTTGACACATTTTACCTTAAATGCGAATTTATTGGATCAGGGCGTGCCGGTGCTCAATGAGGATGGGGAACAAGTGGTATCTTCGTTTTTTGTACCACGTGATCAGGTATTGATTCATTATGATTGGACGTCATTTGGATTGGAATGTACCGCGAGCCATAGTTTCTCGCTTCAAAATATAAAGGTTGCAAAGAATAATGCGTTCCTGTTAGATCCTGCGGCAAAGAAATCGGATTCGCCATTGTTTGATATCCCTTTTATGCCATTCGCAGAGATTACTCTATTGGTGAATTATGTAGGTATGTTTCGCCGTTTCCTAGATTTGGTGGAGAAGTATTTTTTCGAAAAGTCTAAAGATCCGAATTGGGCGAGCCAATACAGCAAGGAAAGGTTCAAACTGCTAGATACTATACAAACTGATTTTAATGCACGCAGAGAACATGTTTTCGCACTGGCGAAGACGATATGGGCGAATGTTATTGCTAGCAATTTCGAAGGTAATAACGGTCCATATGAGGATTTAGCGAGCTTTTCCAGAGCGTTTGTCAAGGATATGCGATTGCAGGTCGTAGAACTATTTCCGCTACTAGGTATTCGTGCTTCGCAAGCAGAGCAGGAGATTAACATTGTTTTTCGTAATATCTTTACTGCGAGCCAACATAGTTTGTTGAACGGACGATAA
- the pnuC gene encoding nicotinamide riboside transporter PnuC: MGVFFMDLWDALLQTTPLERFSVVCSIIQVLLSRNNKVSNYFFGILGILSGMYVLFGAKLYAEIALNMYYLIMSVYGWWYWVTNKEAREQPITRCDKRDWTIVLGIVFIGFIVLYSVLSHFTDSDVPVWDAWVSSTAWAGMWLLAKRKIENWILLNISNAFAIPLLVHKDLYLFAALTSFLFIVAIFGYLKWQFIMRNQEKLTHAYSRTNSNY, from the coding sequence ATGGGTGTTTTTTTTATGGATTTATGGGATGCCTTATTGCAAACGACGCCGCTGGAGCGGTTCTCTGTTGTGTGCAGCATCATTCAGGTTCTTCTATCGAGGAACAATAAAGTGTCTAACTACTTTTTCGGCATACTCGGCATACTATCAGGGATGTATGTGCTTTTCGGTGCGAAACTCTACGCAGAGATTGCGTTAAATATGTACTACCTAATTATGAGCGTTTATGGTTGGTGGTATTGGGTAACGAATAAGGAAGCCCGGGAGCAGCCTATAACGCGCTGCGATAAGCGAGATTGGACGATTGTTTTAGGTATTGTCTTTATTGGATTTATTGTTCTTTACTCGGTATTGAGTCATTTTACGGACTCGGATGTTCCCGTTTGGGATGCCTGGGTTTCCTCGACTGCATGGGCAGGTATGTGGCTCTTGGCCAAACGAAAGATAGAGAATTGGATATTGTTGAATATCAGCAATGCCTTTGCAATTCCATTGCTCGTCCATAAAGATTTGTACCTATTTGCGGCGTTGACCTCCTTTTTATTTATTGTTGCTATCTTCGGCTACCTGAAATGGCAGTTTATTATGCGAAATCAAGAAAAACTTACACATGCTTACTCCAGAACAAATTCTAATTATTAA
- a CDS encoding malate:quinone oxidoreductase: MGKKTKKTEVDVVLIGAGIMSATLGTLINELSPDINIEILERLDVVAAESSDAWNNAGTGHSALCELNYTPEQADGSVKIDKAINIAEQYEVSKQFWSYLVEKGIIKNPSHFIRQVPHMSAVFGEKDVRFLKTRFETLTQQNLFKGMEYTEDKQQLQDWVPLMMNGRDSNEQVAATKMDIGTDVNFGALTRDLVSYLDGKDNIKLSLNQEVKDIDREDDGRWEVEVKDLATGEKREILAKFVFIGAGGHSLLLLEKSGIPEAKGYGGFPVGGQWLRCTNEDIIKAHHAKVYGKASVGAPPMSVPHLDTRYIDGKQALLFGPYAGFSTKFLKKGSYFDLPASIKLSNIRPMLSAGLDNLPLTKYLITEVMKKPQDKLDALKQFMPTAKMEDWEIEKAGQRVQVIKKDPKHGGILEFGTEVVSSADGSIAALLGASPGASTSVAIMINLLKRCFPDRAKSDSYRKKLREMIPTWGKKLNDDAALCQSTRERTHRLLNLDK; the protein is encoded by the coding sequence ATGGGTAAGAAAACTAAGAAAACGGAAGTAGACGTCGTTTTGATTGGTGCTGGTATTATGAGTGCTACACTAGGCACCTTAATAAACGAGTTGAGTCCGGATATTAATATCGAGATTTTAGAACGTCTTGATGTTGTTGCCGCAGAGAGCTCCGACGCATGGAATAACGCCGGAACTGGACACTCCGCACTTTGTGAGTTAAATTATACTCCGGAGCAAGCAGATGGTTCTGTTAAGATTGACAAAGCGATCAATATCGCTGAGCAATACGAGGTTTCCAAGCAGTTTTGGTCTTACCTAGTTGAAAAAGGAATTATTAAGAATCCAAGTCATTTCATACGTCAAGTGCCACATATGTCGGCGGTTTTTGGGGAGAAGGATGTTCGTTTCTTGAAAACAAGATTTGAAACATTGACTCAACAAAACTTGTTCAAAGGTATGGAGTATACTGAAGACAAGCAGCAGCTGCAAGACTGGGTACCATTGATGATGAACGGTAGAGATAGCAATGAACAAGTTGCGGCGACGAAGATGGACATCGGTACAGACGTGAATTTCGGTGCTTTAACAAGAGATTTGGTTTCCTACTTGGATGGAAAAGATAACATCAAGCTTTCATTGAATCAAGAGGTGAAAGATATTGATCGTGAGGATGATGGTCGTTGGGAAGTCGAGGTGAAAGATTTGGCAACAGGCGAGAAGCGTGAGATTCTTGCGAAGTTTGTTTTCATCGGTGCGGGTGGTCACTCTTTATTATTATTAGAGAAATCGGGTATTCCTGAAGCTAAAGGCTATGGTGGTTTCCCGGTTGGTGGACAATGGTTGAGATGTACAAATGAGGATATCATTAAAGCGCATCATGCAAAAGTCTACGGTAAAGCTTCGGTAGGGGCTCCTCCGATGTCTGTACCGCATTTAGATACGCGTTATATCGACGGAAAGCAAGCGTTGTTGTTCGGTCCGTATGCGGGTTTCTCGACTAAGTTCTTGAAAAAAGGTTCTTACTTTGATTTACCTGCGTCGATTAAATTATCGAATATCCGTCCGATGTTATCTGCAGGACTTGATAACTTGCCGTTAACTAAATATTTGATCACGGAAGTGATGAAAAAGCCACAGGATAAATTGGATGCGTTGAAGCAGTTTATGCCGACCGCGAAAATGGAAGATTGGGAGATTGAAAAAGCTGGTCAGCGTGTTCAGGTGATTAAGAAAGACCCTAAGCATGGCGGAATCCTAGAATTCGGTACGGAAGTAGTTTCTAGTGCAGACGGTTCCATTGCAGCGCTTTTAGGTGCTTCTCCGGGTGCTTCTACTTCGGTTGCTATCATGATCAACTTGTTGAAGAGATGCTTTCCTGATCGTGCGAAATCAGATTCCTACCGCAAGAAATTGCGTGAGATGATCCCTACATGGGGTAAAAAGCTTAACGATGATGCAGCGCTATGTCAATCGACACGCGAGCGTACGCACCGTTTGTTGAATTTAGATAAATAG
- the fabG gene encoding 3-oxoacyl-[acyl-carrier-protein] reductase, whose amino-acid sequence MKLLAGKTALVTGASKGIGRKIAEVFAQHGANVAFTYLSSVEKGQALEQELQAFGTQVKGYRSDASKFDEAEKLINDIVADFGTLDIVVNNAGITKDGLLMRMTEENWDEVINVNLKSVFNVSKAASKVMMKARKGSIINMSSVVGVQGNAGQANYAASKAGIIGFSKSLAKELGSRNIRTNVIAPGFIRTEMTDVLDPKVVEGWEANIPLKRAGEPEDVANACVFLASDLSAYVTGQVIPVDGGML is encoded by the coding sequence ATGAAATTGTTAGCCGGAAAAACAGCCTTGGTAACAGGTGCATCAAAAGGAATAGGAAGAAAAATCGCTGAGGTATTCGCTCAGCATGGCGCAAATGTCGCCTTCACTTATTTATCATCTGTTGAAAAAGGACAAGCTCTAGAACAAGAGCTTCAGGCCTTTGGAACCCAAGTAAAAGGCTATCGCTCGGACGCCTCGAAATTTGATGAAGCCGAGAAATTAATCAATGATATCGTTGCTGATTTTGGAACGCTTGATATCGTAGTAAACAACGCCGGTATCACAAAAGACGGCTTACTTATGCGTATGACAGAAGAAAACTGGGACGAAGTCATCAACGTCAACTTGAAATCGGTCTTCAACGTATCGAAAGCAGCTTCGAAAGTGATGATGAAGGCGCGCAAAGGCAGCATCATCAACATGAGCTCCGTAGTAGGTGTTCAAGGGAATGCCGGACAGGCAAATTATGCCGCTTCTAAAGCGGGTATCATCGGATTCTCAAAATCCCTAGCTAAAGAATTAGGATCAAGAAATATCCGTACCAATGTTATTGCGCCAGGATTTATCCGCACCGAAATGACAGACGTATTAGACCCGAAGGTGGTTGAAGGATGGGAAGCAAACATCCCATTGAAACGCGCCGGAGAACCTGAAGATGTTGCAAACGCTTGTGTATTTCTAGCATCTGACCTATCAGCTTACGTAACTGGACAAGTAATTCCAGTAGATGGCGGTATGTTGTAG
- a CDS encoding thioredoxin fold domain-containing protein, with protein sequence MKKVIIVLFFLGGLWHLSWGQVQPHDFQVFHTLDAALKVGKEQNKKIIIDFFADWCIPCKKMDAEVLGHSKTKSTLGREFILLKLDAEKEGKGLAKRFTIGAYPSYIVTDVNLQEVGRVVGALPLDNFLDAILKTVDSSRTDVSIAKRFTNGERTPQLVNDYVYQLMKDGKESEGFQIIDDYYASLSEKEKASPMNWFVFSRYTIERKHPRVDYLIEKQESYRKVMGDSVVNFFFQKILRKDLVAYATESAYFHQIANKDSLYNSIKDFIQQAKIEHDEEVKPLFKIASLRHADLSELAFLSELEKELPNLKPIQQFFQFEKFKPNLSADSLAINRKQVELMEKFLPYQNEFYQKRLTSSINIIKNVGRRNGVKFEALPLSAAFAKAERESKKVFVDFYAVWCGPCKRMDIEVFPLEIVGGLFKESFVAIKIDGESELGKVLIEKYKVEAYPTYLVLSSENHELKRLVGYVDAETFIKELSL encoded by the coding sequence ATGAAAAAAGTAATAATCGTATTGTTTTTTTTGGGGGGACTCTGGCACCTGTCGTGGGGACAAGTTCAGCCGCATGATTTTCAGGTTTTCCATACGCTTGATGCTGCGCTCAAAGTGGGTAAGGAACAAAATAAAAAAATTATTATCGATTTCTTTGCCGATTGGTGTATTCCTTGTAAAAAGATGGATGCCGAAGTGTTGGGTCACTCGAAAACCAAGTCTACTTTAGGGCGGGAATTTATATTGTTGAAGTTGGATGCAGAAAAAGAAGGTAAAGGTTTAGCTAAACGATTTACAATCGGGGCATATCCAAGCTACATTGTTACTGATGTAAATTTGCAAGAGGTTGGGAGGGTTGTAGGAGCATTGCCGTTAGACAATTTTCTAGATGCAATTCTTAAAACAGTTGATAGTTCCAGAACCGATGTTTCGATCGCAAAACGGTTTACAAACGGAGAAAGAACGCCTCAGTTGGTGAATGACTATGTCTATCAGCTCATGAAAGATGGAAAAGAATCGGAGGGATTTCAAATTATTGATGACTACTATGCAAGTCTTTCGGAAAAGGAAAAAGCCAGTCCTATGAATTGGTTTGTTTTCTCTCGATATACTATCGAGAGGAAACACCCTCGAGTTGATTATCTAATTGAAAAGCAGGAATCATATAGAAAAGTTATGGGTGATTCGGTCGTTAATTTCTTTTTTCAGAAGATATTACGGAAAGATTTGGTTGCGTATGCTACGGAGAGTGCATATTTTCATCAGATAGCGAATAAAGACTCTCTATATAATTCGATAAAAGATTTTATACAGCAGGCAAAGATTGAACATGATGAAGAAGTCAAACCTTTGTTTAAAATCGCTTCACTTAGACATGCAGATCTATCTGAATTAGCATTCTTATCAGAGTTGGAAAAGGAATTACCGAATCTCAAGCCTATTCAGCAGTTTTTTCAATTTGAAAAATTCAAACCAAATCTAAGTGCCGATTCCTTAGCTATTAACCGGAAGCAAGTAGAGCTAATGGAGAAATTTCTGCCCTATCAAAATGAGTTTTATCAAAAGAGATTAACGAGTTCTATAAATATCATTAAGAATGTAGGTCGGAGGAATGGGGTTAAATTTGAAGCATTGCCACTATCTGCTGCGTTTGCTAAAGCCGAAAGAGAAAGCAAAAAAGTCTTTGTTGATTTCTATGCGGTTTGGTGCGGCCCCTGTAAACGAATGGATATCGAAGTGTTTCCTTTAGAAATCGTAGGCGGTTTATTTAAAGAGAGTTTCGTAGCGATAAAAATAGATGGTGAGTCGGAATTAGGAAAGGTATTAATTGAAAAATATAAGGTTGAGGCCTATCCAACTTACTTGGTACTTAGTTCTGAAAATCACGAATTAAAGCGTTTAGTAGGTTACGTGGATGCTGAAACGTTTATAAAGGAGCTATCTTTATAA
- a CDS encoding PKD-like family lipoprotein: protein MKKIIYAYSVIILLMLSCSKDLGNYNYHDITEIAIKDLGGNRSLLYKTDTLIINPVIEFSMDGDNLDRYTYEWKLVSSANVNINTKKGTVIGTDRNLVYPVVASPGIYTLYLKVKDKETGVVWSGYTLLSIKIPSATGFLLIGEDDEGFVEVEMIAMSVDDTTIIKGLSHENGAARFKGAVDILHTGAYPPRPNINKQWIIGKENAYFVDPASFETSPDNIFRSLLFTSYDLPQNIFPMDIAPRINNRGGTIVNSLRRIVVTNTGHAFTSDLTSGGKDFYGNPVNRLAGVNTPTFKVFPKIMHGPGSISTYTLFDLDNKRFVYASSSAANVNLLSDRPTDPFPWNQTDRTMVYAENTRNTDGGSFQGNSFALMKSETTGQYFIYKFSSTSTPVKRNGYTVNTSSSTDLAKSTLYAFSSLRTALFFVDGSKLYAYDYSIGNDKTILIKDFGDEITMIKSDIQTGVYTDLYVATYSSITKGTIHKMVLTNNTNTIELVEDEKAKWTGLSKIINMSWKNSSN, encoded by the coding sequence ATGAAAAAAATAATATATGCTTATAGCGTAATCATCTTATTGATGCTTTCTTGTAGTAAAGATTTAGGTAATTATAACTACCATGACATAACGGAAATTGCAATTAAAGATTTGGGTGGAAACCGCAGTTTACTCTATAAAACGGATACCCTGATCATAAATCCCGTGATTGAATTTTCGATGGATGGCGATAACCTCGATCGATACACCTATGAATGGAAGTTGGTTTCGAGTGCAAATGTGAATATTAATACGAAAAAAGGAACCGTCATCGGGACCGATCGAAATCTCGTTTATCCTGTAGTGGCAAGTCCGGGAATTTATACCTTATATCTAAAAGTAAAGGATAAAGAAACGGGCGTGGTCTGGTCTGGATATACCTTGTTGAGCATAAAGATTCCTTCTGCGACAGGATTTTTGCTGATTGGAGAAGATGATGAAGGGTTTGTAGAAGTGGAAATGATAGCGATGTCTGTTGATGATACGACGATTATTAAAGGCTTGTCCCATGAGAATGGTGCAGCACGATTTAAGGGCGCAGTGGATATCCTGCATACCGGAGCTTACCCTCCGCGACCGAACATAAACAAGCAATGGATCATTGGCAAGGAAAATGCATATTTCGTAGATCCTGCGAGTTTTGAAACCAGCCCAGACAACATTTTTAGGTCTCTATTATTTACAAGTTATGATCTTCCACAAAATATTTTCCCAATGGATATTGCTCCTCGTATCAATAATCGTGGTGGCACTATTGTGAATAGTTTGCGACGTATAGTGGTTACAAATACCGGCCATGCTTTCACATCAGATTTGACGAGTGGTGGCAAGGATTTCTATGGAAATCCCGTGAACAGATTAGCAGGGGTCAATACGCCTACCTTTAAAGTATTCCCGAAAATCATGCACGGTCCTGGTTCCATCAGTACTTACACGTTATTTGATTTGGACAATAAACGGTTTGTCTATGCTAGCTCCTCTGCCGCAAATGTTAACCTCTTAAGTGATAGGCCAACAGACCCTTTTCCGTGGAATCAAACAGATAGGACGATGGTATATGCGGAAAATACGAGAAATACCGATGGTGGATCTTTTCAAGGAAACTCATTCGCATTGATGAAGAGCGAAACGACAGGACAATACTTTATTTATAAGTTTTCATCAACGAGTACACCTGTCAAAAGAAACGGTTATACAGTGAATACCAGTAGCTCAACGGATTTGGCAAAATCAACATTGTATGCCTTCTCGAGTTTGCGTACTGCGCTATTTTTTGTAGATGGATCTAAATTATATGCGTACGATTATAGTATCGGAAATGATAAGACGATTTTGATCAAGGATTTTGGTGATGAAATTACAATGATCAAATCTGATATTCAGACTGGTGTATATACCGATCTTTACGTCGCAACTTATAGCTCCATTACAAAAGGGACCATTCATAAAATGGTATTGACAAACAACACGAATACCATTGAATTGGTTGAAGATGAAAAAGCCAAATGGACAGGTCTGTCTAAAATCATCAATATGAGTTGGAAAAACTCTTCTAATTAA
- a CDS encoding DUF4843 domain-containing protein — translation MKVFKIIPGLLFFLLLFSACEKELMKYEGTEGIYFGVQWGPVHLDSTQWPYQSFSTVNFINIPGDETEIKLRVMATGRPKDYDRSFGLRINQDSSTAILGENYEAPAANFIIKAGEMYTDIPIKLLRSDNILEEIKTLGLNLMPSKDFDIAIPTWYYLAPYYKSERKETFDASFHMIEMNGAITKPAVWWGASNAGKEGGLWGEFTVKKFLLMCELMDLIYDDFGSASTMPNARRDVVNQVMRAHLQEQYDNKMPVLESDGRLMWVSGVSWTSTIGVPYNP, via the coding sequence ATGAAAGTATTTAAAATTATTCCAGGTCTATTGTTTTTTCTGTTGCTTTTTTCCGCCTGTGAAAAGGAACTTATGAAGTATGAAGGGACGGAAGGAATCTATTTTGGAGTACAATGGGGACCGGTGCATTTAGACAGTACCCAATGGCCATACCAAAGTTTTTCGACCGTAAATTTTATTAATATCCCGGGCGATGAGACCGAGATCAAACTTAGGGTCATGGCAACTGGAAGACCGAAAGATTACGATCGCAGCTTTGGCTTGCGTATCAATCAGGATAGTAGCACAGCCATTCTTGGCGAAAATTATGAGGCTCCCGCAGCGAATTTTATTATAAAGGCAGGAGAGATGTACACAGATATTCCAATCAAATTATTAAGGTCGGATAATATTTTGGAAGAAATAAAAACGCTAGGACTCAATCTGATGCCGAGTAAGGATTTCGATATCGCCATTCCCACATGGTATTATTTAGCTCCATATTATAAATCAGAGCGCAAGGAAACTTTCGATGCTAGTTTCCATATGATTGAAATGAATGGAGCGATTACCAAACCTGCCGTGTGGTGGGGAGCTTCTAACGCCGGGAAAGAGGGAGGACTTTGGGGAGAATTTACGGTGAAAAAATTCCTTTTAATGTGCGAATTGATGGATTTAATTTATGATGATTTCGGAAGTGCTAGTACAATGCCGAATGCGCGAAGAGATGTGGTTAATCAGGTGATGAGGGCCCATCTGCAAGAACAATATGATAATAAAATGCCTGTTTTGGAAAGTGACGGCCGATTAATGTGGGTTAGTGGCGTTTCTTGGACTTCAACGATTGGTGTACCTTATAATCCTTAA